In a genomic window of Scyliorhinus torazame isolate Kashiwa2021f chromosome 5, sScyTor2.1, whole genome shotgun sequence:
- the LOC140421017 gene encoding protein sprouty homolog 2, producing the protein METAAALPSSLSLQLAHDRGRQRVDPEPGDVQPGPVLSIGQIRAIRANNDYVERPLILRAKINAGSPPGSGQKWERAAEPSLAVPEARSSAQLHQQLQQHLSRSTSTVSSASRSSSTSEQRLLLSLSSSPSGPGIIRAQPKADLKGDFNKVPGVEDWSQHSLRCEQCGKCKCSDCTAPRTLPSCWLCDQRCLCSFQSALDYGTCLCCVKGLFYHCSSDDEDNCADNPCSCSPGHRCARWTAMGILSILLPCLWCYLPAKGCLRLCQGCYDGVKRPGCRCKNSNTVCRKFSNTTCPKTLEKPL; encoded by the coding sequence ATGGAAACGGCAGCAGCGCTCCCCTCGTCCCTCTCCCTCCAGCTGGCTCACGACAGGGGGCGGCAGCGGGTTGACCCTGAGCCCGGGGACGTGCAGCCGGGGCCGGTGCTGTCGATCGGTCAGATTCGGGCAATCCGAGCCAACAACGACTATGTGGAGCGGCCCCTGATCCTCCGGGCAAAGATCAACGCAGGCAGCCCGCCCGGCTCGGGGCAGAAGTGGGAGAGGGCGGCCGAGCCGAGCCTGGCCGTGCCGGAAGCGCGCTCCTCAGCCCAGCTTCACCAGCAGCTGCAGCAACACTTGAGCAGGTCAACGAGCACGGTGAGCTCAGCCTCCCGCAGCAGCAGCACCTCGGAGCAGAGGCTGCTGCTCAGTTTGAGTTCGTCTCCTTCTGGCCCAGGGATTATCAGGGCGCAGCCCAAAGCTGACCTCAAAGGCGATTTCAACAAGGTTCCTGGCGTCGAGGACTGGAGCCAACACTCTCTGCGGTGCGAGCAATGCGGGAAGTGCAAATGCAGCGACTGCACGGCTCCCAGGACTCTGCCTTCGTGCTGGCTCTGTGACCAGAGGTGCCTTTGCTCCTTCCAGAGCGCCCTGGACTATGGCACTTGTCTGTGCTGTGTCAAGGGCCTCTTCTACCATTGCTCGAGCGATGACGAGGACAACTGTGCGGACAACCCGTGCTCCTGCAGCCCAGGCCACCGCTGCGCCCGCTGGACCGCCATGGGCATCCTCTCCATCCTCTTGCCCTGCCTGTGGTGTTACCTGCCAGCTAAGGGATGCCTCCGGCTCTGCCAGGGGTGTTACGACGGCGTCAAGCGACCGGGCTGCAGGTGCAAGAACTCAAACACCGTGTGCAGGAAGTTCTCCAACACAACGTGTCCTAAAACCCTGGAGAAACCTTTGTGA